The Brassica oleracea var. oleracea cultivar TO1000 chromosome C6, BOL, whole genome shotgun sequence genomic interval CCAATAACCAAATCACTATTAAAGGCAGAACCTTTCATGGCTAAGAAACAAATTACGAAAGGGAAAGGCAACAAAACCCACCACTCTTTTCTGGAATTCATCAGACAAGACACGAGCCATCTCTCGCAAAACAGTGGTCTTTCCAACACCAGGCCTATGGATTTAACTCGATCAAAGAGTGAGAAATAAAGCAAGTGTGGTAAGAGAAGCGAAAAGTACCGTCCAACGAACAAGATGCTTTTGCCGTAGTGAAGAAGATCATAAAGCATGTCAATGTTACCACTCACAGCCCTCCCAACCCGACAAGTAAGACCAACAATGAAGCCTTTCCTATTGCGAATGGCTGAAATTCTATGCAATGTACCTTCAATTCCAGCTCTGTTATCAGCCCCAAACTCACCTACCAGCTCTTGAGCATCCTCTAGCTCTTCAATGGATACCTAAGCTAGTGTTTTCATGAACACAAGAATCAAACACACACACAATAACACATGAAAAGATTGGTTTACCTCGATGTTCCTAAGATACTGGCCTCCTCGTTCTCCGAGATAACGTGCTTCAGGTGGTCTCCCCAAGTCCATTATCACCTAACCCATACACAAAATCATCATTGTGTGATTGAGAAGAACAAGTGAAGAGTTAACAACCTCTACGAGCTGGTTCCTGCGGGGATCGTTCAGGAGACGGTGACGCAGATCTCTCGGGAGAATCTACCGAGACGAAAGCGTTTAGGCAAAATAATATCAGATTCACGTGTACATGAGAGGTGATTTTAGACCTCAAGTAATGCGCTGAGATTGTCGTTGACGATCATGGATGAGGACTTCGGAAGAGCGAACGAAACCGGAAGTTCACGGCGGATTGGGAAAAGAAGGCGGCAAGCTTCGGCGCCCCATGGGACGCACACTCCGGCCAT includes:
- the LOC106296573 gene encoding uncharacterized protein ycf45 isoform X1 — protein: MAGVCVPWGAEACRLLFPIRRELPVSFALPKSSSMIVNDNLSALLEILPRDLRHRLLNDPRRNQLVEVIMDLGRPPEARYLGERGGQYLRNIEVSIEELEDAQELVGEFGADNRAGIEGTLHRISAIRNRKGFIVGLTCRVGRAVSGNIDMLYDLLHYGKSILFVGRPGVGKTTVLREMARVLSDEFQKRVVIIDTSNEIGGDGDIPHSAIGGARRMQVPKPSLQHKVMIEAVENHMPQVIIVDEIGTEAEALACRSIAERGVMLIGTAHGEQLQNIIKNPTLSDLIGGIETVTLGDEEARARRSRKSILERKAPPTFYFLIEIRERDYWIAHQTEKSVDMLLRGRNPMVEVRKRDEEFKVVIERWKSYDGQGI